cagaATAAAAAGGAAGGGATGGAATGATTGCAAATAAAGctcaataaggcagcttccttaaggagaaatgtttttgcttggcaccaAGAATACAGTAGGTATGCTGTAATAGATGTCTTGGTTACATGGAGTCACATTCCAGTGCAGAAACATTTCTTCCACTGAAGGAAAATAGCAAGAACCTCTGCATTTTGAGATTTTAAGTACAAACCCTATCTACATGTAGCCATGTGCAGGGGCAAATCAAAATACATTCAACTgcatatatgatttttaaaactcagGTTTCTCTGGGAAGAAGGTTTATGTCTATCTTTTATCACTACAATGGTGTAGTACACTGTAGTGGGATACAACTGAAGGCATAGTTCCCTTAGAATTATGAAATGTTGCATAGTAGCTGCCTGTTATTTAAATTCATCTTGGTCAAACACAAACTCTGACTTACCACCTGGTGGGAGTTCAGGTGCCTTACAGCCACGTGAGATCACAGAAAGGTACTTGTAGATCTTTTCAAAGTCCACATGGAACCCACTGTTTTCTGCAGGGGCCATTTCCTCTACATTTGATGATACAGTTGGTTCATGAGATTCTTCGTTGGATTTCCTACTCTCAGTATTAAGATTTTGGGATGAACATTGAGAATTCTTTATCACCACTGACTTTGGAGGCACGGAATGGAGCAAGGTGAGTGGCTCAGTAGATGCAATTGTCCAAACCTAATGAGTAGAAAAAAAGTCACAAGTATGGACTTCGTATGGCAAGCAGTCAGGGATTCTCTAGTAAACCAAATACATTTCCCAGCATTAAATCTGTCTGAAAAGCTATACAAGAACCAAGAGAACCAGTGACAGAGTCATGTATTTCAGAGACATTTTGTCAGATGGAGACATGAAGATATCTTAAATTACTGCATCAAGAACAATATCTATCTTATTAAGATCATGGAAAAGGTTACCTGGGAAAAAGCAGTTGCCACAGCATCTTCAAGGGGACCTGTCAATTTCTCAGCTAACTCTGTCCATATCTAAAAAAAGGAAGTGTCAGTTGTGTGAATAGTCCTTAGCTTATGTTGTGCCATATCACATTACCTACACTTTTAAAACTCTCATACCTCAATAGGTGCTGGAATAGGAGCATCCTTCTGTTTACGCTGGCGATACTGATATTGTTCCTTGACTGCCTCCTTTGCCACACGCTCTTTCAGGTGCTCCACAAATGCCATGATCTGCAAGAGCAGCACATCTTAGGGGACATACATGCAATGTTTTGGGGAAGACAGTACAGTATCCTACTTTCTGAAGACATAAAAACTGGATATTTCTTCAAGGCAGAAAGTTTGCAATTACTCTCCTTTAACTAGGATTTGCCAGTATGAATGTGTAGTAGGATTAAAAAAGCATAGGTCTCTCCCAATTCATCCCTTAAGATTTATCTGCCAAGGCCACCTAACTCTCGTGGCTGACCAGAGATGGAGTCCTCATCTCCAAACCCTGCATGGTGGCCATCAGTCTGCCAACTCGTGGGCTTGTTGGGAAGCTCACAGCCCGGCCAAGTTCGAATCCTGCCCTCCACCACGTGGCCACGCCTCAACCCACCTCTTCTTCATCCCTCCAAGGCAGGTACTTCTTCAACAGCTCGGGCCGCAGCGGACCCTGGCAGTGAGCTCTCAAGGCCCGAAGAAGGCGTCGCTTTTCTGGGTCCGTCCAAGCCTGGCTCGTGGGGACCATCCTGTAGCGAGCAGGGGTTGAACGCTGCCTGGAAGGCGGCTTCATGGCGCTGAGAAGAGAAAACAACAAGAAGTTAAGAACCTAAGAGGAGAAAACACGCCCAGGGGTGTCAATTGCAACCCGTCCAGCACCTATTCTCTTTCCCCTCACCTCTGTCCACCCGTTCCTGGCTTCTACGACGACACAACGCTGCTCGATACCTTCCGGTAGTCCTCACCCCAAACGCAACGCCGCCTAGTTTGCGAAAAACCGTTGCTTCTAGGTTGTCGCAATCGGATGACGTATAAAATACGCGGACGGTGGCCGCCGAGGACCAGAAACAATCAGAGGCGTAAGCAACCTTAGCAGCGTCTTCTGACGGGACGGTGGCGGAGATGGGTTCTAGAACGCCTCGACGTCACGAAGGAGCTCTAGGTTGCGTAGCAACCGCATGGCTCTTGCAGGGATTCCAGAGACCCCCTCCGTTCTCACGGGGTTCTCTAGAATGGGACAGATCGCCCTTAAGCCTGGCTACATGTCTTGCTGGTCGTCCGGTGTCGCTTTGGGGATCCTAGTCCTGTTGCTGTGCGATGGGCCCGGTACGGAGAAGGGTGCTATCGAGGGGCTCCGCTGCAGACGGGTGTCTCCCACGAGAATGTGGTGGTAGTAGCAAATCAGAGCTGCAGTCGCTTATGGAAAGAGCCAAGGGCACGGTCTCCTAAACGGCTGCCTGTTATACGAATTTATTAATTCAATTAACAACGGATGGAATCGCCTCGCAGGCAGCTCAAAAACACAATATTCTGGACCGAAATGGCTCCTTGGATGGGGCTAGAGAGCTGGAGTGAAGTTGAACTTGAGACTTCTGAAACCGACTTTGTATATTGCTATCCTGAGGTCTACCAAATGGTGTCAGGAGCAAGATcctggctggggtgggtggaCAGTACAGAGCCACATTGTACAAAGGTGGCGGTGGGAACAGGATTGGCACCCCATGGAAAAGGGTGGTTCAGCAGGCAGAATTACCTGTACTACCCCATAAACCATACACTGGAATAAACTGCATACACAAATGAAAATGTAACAATAACTACAtcaagaaataaatatataattaataattcAACATCTAAGTTACTGCAGTTTAGGGATTTTAACACAGAACTCTAAAACTGGCCAGCAGCAGCCAATAATGCAAtcctatgtgtactcagaaggaagtcctgttGAATTTACTAGGGCTTTCCCTTGGGTATGGTGTTAAGATTGCTGCCTACCTTTCAGGTGAGGAACACTGAGGCTGAGAGATAAGTGATTACTACAAAGTCAGCAatggcagatatatatatatatgtgtcaGTTATACTTGCTGTTGTAGAAATACTCTATGTCTTCCTGGGATTTGCCAGTATATTCCAATTTAACTTCCGACTCTCCCTGGTAAAAACACGGGAGCTCTGGGGTGGGTTTCAGACTGCACAATGTACCATGAAGCTGGGAACTACTGCTTTACGAACACAGAGATCCAGCGGACAAGTCTGTAATGATACTTTCCAAAGGAGGCATCATGCTGAAGTCTTTGCTCCTTTTCAGGCTGTGGACTTCACCTTGACTTGTCTGACAATGGAACTCCTGCAGGACTGGCACGTGTTAGAAAGACAGCTGGAGAGATGGGTGAGAATGTAATAAAGATTAGTTCCATTTAGCTGACACTGCGCTAAGTAAAATAAACAAGCAATAAATGGGGACATCATCTGATCAGCTTGATCCACTATGGCCTTGTTTCATCCATCTTCAGTGGCCATCTGATCTGTGCCTTGAATCCATGGCCTTGGCACTGCGCTCTGGCCACCTGAGCTAGCCAAGTGATATGATCATTGGATTATTTGTGCCCATTAACACAAAGCCCAACCAAGAACCTTGTTTTCCCATTGCCCTGTCACCAATGCCAAATTGATTCTTCTGATTTATTCATTACTTACTAAATTTAAACCCTGTCCTTCCTCCAAAAAGTGTAAGCCACAGTTCTTCCAccttccattttatcttcatggcaaccctatgaggtagattaggctgagaggtagtgcctggctcaaggtcatctaggaagcttcatggccaagggaggatttaaaccctggtcttcCTGGTTCTAGGCAGACACGCTAACCATTATACCTGCCTATTTTTTCAGACACCATCTTTGTCCACGTTGGTGCCAAGGAAATTACTATCCCCTGCAAGTCTTCAGAGAAGGATGCTGTGATTGGTATGAATCCCACCTACAACTGGAGCCTGGAAAACGAAGGTTAGGACTTACTGCTTGTgactctaggacaggggtcagcaaacttttcagcagggggctggtccactgtccctcagaccttgtggggggccggactatattttgaagaaaaatatgaacgaattcctatgtcccacaaataatccagagatgcattttaaataaaaggacacattctactcatctaaaaacaccaggcaggtcccgcAAATAGCtcagagatgcttttaaatagaaggacacattctactcatgtaaaaacatgctgattcccagatcgtccgggggccggatttagaaggcgattgggctgcatccggcccctgggccttagtttggggacccctgctctaggatcTCTCAATAGATATCAGGGACAGATGTGTGAGGGAAAGAAGAGGATGGATTACTTGGGAAAAGGCAGCTGTTGGTGTCCCAGGGCTGCCAATGTTTTTTTCTAGAATGATCAGCAACAGAGATTTTTTTGCACCTCAAACTGATTTGAACTTTAGCACCCAAGATAATATTTTCCAAGCATTTTATGTTGAGAATTAGTTTAGTCTTGCCTGTGCCCTCTGTGTCCTTGTGCCTTGGGCAAGAGCCCATGTTGTGTCATTCCTCCCCCTAATGGCTGCTACAGAGAGGCCATTGTGTGGCTAAAATTGGGGTGAGTGGGGATTGGGCCATGTGGATTTCATTAAGGAGCCCATCTTCACCTCTTATACCAGTTCAATCACTGCTTGGAATGAGGCTTGAAGATGCATGAAAAGGTAACTTGCAAACACATTGATGCATCTGTTAAGCTTCCTAGATGTGAAACCAACTTGACCTGAAACTTCCTGCCCAAATTAAACTCTCTGGAGAGAGTTCAACAGATTATTGTTCACAACAGGCATATTGGCAAAAACATCAAAACTACTGGAAGTGAAATTGACACAGAGCTCAGCTTTTTAAGGTTCCTGTTACTTAAAAGTTATGACTGAAGCAAGCTGTGAGACAACTTGCTTTTCCAAACCCAAAACTTGGTTTTAAATAGTAACAGCATGTCACAAAATATTGACTAACTGTACCTGCCAATCTAAGCtatccacatagctgccaagttttcccttttctcgcgaggaagcctattcagcataagggaaaatcccttaaaaaaagggataacttgacagctatgagctatCCAGTGCATGGTCCCTATAATAAGAAAATACggtgtagaacaggcacccccaaacttcggccctccagatgttttggactacaaattcccatctccccgaccactggtcctgttagctagggatcatgggagttgtaggccaaaacatctggagggccgcagtttggggatgcctggtgtagaatgTCAGGATTCAAGAAAGGTATTTTGTGTGGACATTCATGGCATAAGGGCAGCAGAAAAAAATTAGACTCTCTCGATGCAtccatgtaccctgtttctcatattttaagacatacccataaaataagccatagcaggatttttaagcattcaaggaatataagccataccccgaaaataagacatagtgataggcgcagcagcaatgccggccgcggcaggaggaggaggaaaaaaataagacatcccttgaaaataagccatagtgtgtttttttgaggaaaaaataaatataagacatgtcttataatatgagaaacacggtactaggaCAGAGACCAATGAGCCTGGAGCCACATGAAGCTATAGAAGTATTAAAGGACCTCTTGACCTCAGTATTGGTGCCTAAGCTGGTTGAAGCAGAGCATTGTTCTTCTTAGGCTGATTCTGCCCTCTACTTTCAGAAACCCATCCCCTCAGTGGTGATGCTTCCCTGACTCTACATGATTTTCATACTGATGACAGTGGACTGTATACCTGCACAGTCTCCTACACCATGGATGGCCAGCTCCATACTGAGACTTTCTATCATACAGTGGTGGGTGAGTGGAGTCCAGATCTCTTAAAGGATAGTGAATCAAAAGAGACTGAACTATTTGACTAGATGGGTGATTGGATGGAACCAGGAAccatatattgggagaaatgtggGAGAGGTTTTGGCCTGTGGCCAAACATAGGTGGTTTCTCTCTGTTCTCCTGAGGATCCTGTCTTTCTTAGGATCTAGGTGTATGCAATTTCTTTCCATTTGAACTTCTTCATAGTGGACATGATGTGGAAGATGTGacttttgccatcttttgagcTCCCATTTTTGTAGGAGAAGCTGCCTTCCAGattccccttcctctgcctctttTTCCAGGCTACCACATACGGGCAGAGTTGCATGTCCTACTGCTTTTCCAGTGCAACTCTTGCGATGAGGAATTGACACACGGGTTCCTGAAGACCCTGCGAGAGCATCTGAGCGAGGTGGTGCAGCACCTCCACTGTGAACTTCTGCTTGGCGCCATCAGCTGCTTCCCCACCATGGAGAAACCCTTGGATGAGTTCAACTTCCAGGTAGAGCTTGAAGGTCAGAGCCAAGAAATTCAGGGTGTTTCTAGAGGATGGCAGAGGAAGTCAGGATGGCTGGGTTCAGTCACAGTTTGGGGAGGAATTGAGGTTTGGAGCAGGAGAGGCTCATGCAGAAAGGCAGGATTCCACCAGCTAGGACTGCCTACTGAAAACACCAGAAGTAAGTGTAGCCTCAGTGTGTGTCTTTGCTGAGAACAGACAGATTTTTGGGTAAAGGTACATTCCTTTGGATTGGCCAGAGGAACATTTCTTAAGCAGCAAGGGTGGCAATGGATATGTATCATGATCTGGAGGGTTGCGCTAAGTTGAATTAACATAATTAACATGAATTAACTGCATTCATGCAAGCATCATATAGTGGATCTATTTTGCCATATCCTGGAATGAGAGTTTGGACTCTGCACTGATGGAAGAGCGAGCCTATTGGCAAAGGGACTGTAACATATTTGTCATTGTTTTCTAGTATCTCCTTTTGGGAAGGGCTGGGATAAGTTCTGCTCCCCCAAGGCTGATGCACTGGAATTTGATTGTTATAATGGAGCTGTCTTGAGCAATCTGCAGCAGGTACGTCAGCAAACCTCATCTCTCCCCTACCAGGAAATAAGTTTTCTGGGGTTTTGTACCTGCATACTGTATGTTGTTGAGCTGCAAAGGGCAACCATGTCTTTAATCTTCTTGAACAAGGCTAATGTGCATTGGTGCACATGGAATGGCTGGGGCTATTTACTTTGAGGCAATAAAAGCAAGAACCTCATGTTATGCGTATTTCAAAGAAAGGATGGGTGCTTGCATTCTAGGCATTTACTATGGAATTACCACATTTTGTTCACTCACTCTTGTGATGACCCTGTCATCAGATTCTTATCCTTCTCTGTTTCCCTTGCACTGTTTTCAGAAAAAAAGATCAATAACAAAAAGCAGGACCCGCCCCCCCCAGTCTTCCTTCCCCCACTCTTGAACCACCCTATGCATTTCCCTACAGGCTGAGGAAGCAATAACCCTATTCATGGAGAACAACAAACGTTTCCCCTTGGGAGAGTCACCCACTTCCCGCACCTCCTTCGTCAACACCTTTGTCAACTTCCTGGAGGGTGGAACATGCCTGGAAGGTTATGGACAGAACCCGGAGCTACAGGCACGCTGTCCCGACTGCTGTAGTGAGTGGAGCAGGTGATCCATGAGCTGCTGCCTCATCCCTCCTCAGACGCTGCCTCTGGTCCCATAGGCTGCAGTGTTTGTTCACGCCACTGGGAAGCCTCTCGCCACATTTGTTCTTAGCTGTCATCCCAGCCTTTGCAAACCCAatgccttccagaagttttggaacacaactcccaccagccccaaaacatatggagagcactGGGTTTGTAATGGCTCTCTTCTCTCTACCTTCccttcctctagagcaggcacccccaaactgcggccctccagatgttttggcctacaactcccatgatccctagctaacaggaccagtggtcagggatgatggggattgtagtccaaaacatctggagggccgaagtttggggatgcctgctctagagcagtgtttcacaaccttgggtctccagctgtttttggactacaactcccatcatccctagctagcaagaccagtgttcagggatgatgggaactgtagtctgaaaacagctggagacccaaggttgggaaacactgttttagagtTTCACTGTAGCTCTGCCAGTGGGCTGTGTACACTTTAGTTTTCACCCCTCATGGAGCTAtatttctcagcacccttaacaaactacagttcccaattttttggggggggggagtcacatgctttaaatacatggtgtgtACACATCCCTTGGCTCTGATCTACAATTCCATCCAGTCAGAGCTAGTTTGTCCACTTGTTTAGCACATTGCGCTAAGCATGACTCCCTCGACTCCAGGAAGAGACACCCTCTCCACAACTCCTTTGAGGAGCATGGCTGAAAAACGATGCCCCTTGGGTAGGGCTCACATGGTAT
The genomic region above belongs to Zootoca vivipara chromosome 7, rZooViv1.1, whole genome shotgun sequence and contains:
- the LOC118088810 gene encoding uncharacterized protein LOC118088810, translated to MALAGIPETPSVLTGFSRMGQIALKPGYMSCWSSGVALGILVLLLCDGPGCGLHLDLSDNGTPAGLARVRKTAGEMDTIFVHVGAKEITIPCKSSEKDAVIGMNPTYNWSLENEETHPLSGDASLTLHDFHTDDSGLYTCTVSYTMDGQLHTETFYHTVVGYHIRAELHVLLLFQCNSCDEELTHGFLKTLREHLSEVVQHLHCELLLGAISCFPTMEKPLDEFNFQVELEVSPFGKGWDKFCSPKADALEFDCYNGAVLSNLQQAEEAITLFMENNKRFPLGESPTSRTSFVNTFVNFLEGGTCLEGYGQNPELQARCPDCCTVCPPGTHSVTAAGNCVPCPNGTYSQRYGTTVCIQCYHNGSTLHPAARTAAECMNPEVPPTHRFPALLVTFVVLLLTCLCIIMLCCCCWYFRRSRKKKQDSFPKGDSETKQEKEVAVLAVPDSPKDDSPLLPSLTLENPDKDYSPRLPSLTLENPVKDYSPRLPSITLENPDKDYSPLLPSPTLENPDQEGVMFPSPPNPEEEPGGAVLPPSSELEEQPVIENVVFPSSSPVSDFEST
- the SNAPC2 gene encoding snRNA-activating protein complex subunit 2, coding for MKPPSRQRSTPARYRMVPTSQAWTDPEKRRLLRALRAHCQGPLRPELLKKYLPWRDEEEIMAFVEHLKERVAKEAVKEQYQYRQRKQKDAPIPAPIEIWTELAEKLTGPLEDAVATAFSQVWTIASTEPLTLLHSVPPKSVVIKNSQCSSQNLNTESRKSNEESHEPTVSSNVEEMAPAENSGFHVDFEKIYKYLSVISRGCKAPELPPGESAVVLDLLLSLPEELGFLDFKKLKSHMHKCYTELNTHYKGERSRMKEGNQPVNNNGELFPHVQPATSGLQQQEGSSSSPTTSKDDATSASTMDWRTLGICPLNSFLFPLDILARKEESFD